A window of Streptomyces gilvosporeus contains these coding sequences:
- a CDS encoding TetR/AcrR family transcriptional regulator produces MAPPDPEPKPTPKPEPEETTPPPTRRRPGGRTARIRTQVLDAVLAELGEHGFDGLTTDAVAARAGVHRTTVYRRWGDVGGLLADVLDAASDDDWQPPDTGSLEGDLTALNDEIQSALTAQPPIVTALIAASFRSEKAAHAQQRLWEDRYARCEIVVNRAVRRGELPPHTDARRLLIAATAPLYHHLVLLRTPPDPQLPADAARTAALAAAAGAFAEPRSAGGS; encoded by the coding sequence ATGGCTCCCCCAGATCCAGAGCCAAAGCCAACGCCAAAGCCGGAGCCGGAAGAGACCACACCACCGCCGACCCGCCGCCGCCCCGGGGGCCGCACCGCCCGCATTCGTACGCAGGTACTCGATGCGGTCCTCGCGGAACTCGGCGAACACGGTTTTGACGGGCTCACCACGGACGCCGTCGCCGCTCGCGCCGGCGTGCACCGCACCACGGTGTACCGGCGCTGGGGGGACGTCGGCGGTCTGCTCGCCGACGTTCTCGACGCGGCGAGCGACGACGACTGGCAGCCACCGGACACCGGCTCATTGGAAGGCGACCTGACAGCGCTGAACGACGAGATCCAGTCAGCCCTGACAGCACAGCCACCGATCGTGACCGCACTGATCGCCGCCTCGTTCCGCTCCGAGAAAGCCGCCCACGCCCAACAGCGGCTCTGGGAGGACCGCTATGCCCGCTGCGAGATCGTCGTCAACCGGGCGGTCCGGCGCGGCGAGCTCCCACCGCACACCGACGCGCGGCGTTTGCTCATCGCCGCCACTGCGCCGCTGTACCACCATCTGGTGCTCCTCCGCACACCACCCGACCCACAACTGCCCGCCGATGCCGCCAGAACCGCCGCCCTCGCCGCAGCCGCCGGGGCTTTCGCCGAGCCCCGGTCAGCGGGCGGCAGTTGA
- a CDS encoding RNA polymerase sigma factor: MDEALLRSLTPRVLAVLVRRGADFAAAEDAVQDALIEAVRVWPADPPRDAKGWLVTVAWRKFLDQARADAARRRREDRVDEEPPPGPTPTADDTLQLYFLCAHPSLTPSSAVALTLRAVGGLTTRQIAQAYLVPEATMAQRISRAKRTVSRVRFDQPGDVATVLRVLYLVFNEGYSGDVDLAAEAIRLTRQLAAAIDHPEVAGLLALMLLHHARRATRTAPDGSLVPLAEQDRSRWDTAAIAEGIALLQAALARDRLGEFQAQAAIAALHADAPTAEETDWVQIVQWYDELTRLTDSPIVRLNRAVAVGEADGPRAGLAALAALDDSLPRHAAVAAYLHERDGDLTTAARLYAEAAHQAPNLAERDYLTRQAARLNASRGR; the protein is encoded by the coding sequence ATGGACGAGGCCCTGCTGCGGAGCCTCACACCGCGCGTGCTCGCCGTCCTCGTCCGCCGCGGAGCAGACTTCGCGGCGGCCGAGGACGCCGTGCAGGACGCGCTCATCGAGGCGGTCCGCGTCTGGCCGGCCGACCCTCCGCGGGATGCGAAGGGCTGGCTGGTCACCGTGGCCTGGCGCAAGTTCCTCGACCAGGCCCGGGCGGATGCCGCCCGCCGCCGACGTGAGGACCGCGTCGACGAGGAACCGCCGCCCGGCCCCACCCCCACCGCCGACGACACCCTCCAGCTCTACTTCCTGTGCGCCCACCCGTCGCTGACGCCGTCGTCCGCGGTCGCGCTCACGCTGCGCGCCGTCGGCGGGCTCACCACCCGCCAGATCGCCCAGGCCTACCTGGTGCCCGAGGCGACCATGGCGCAGCGCATCAGCCGGGCCAAACGCACCGTCTCCCGCGTCCGCTTCGACCAGCCCGGCGACGTCGCCACCGTGCTGCGCGTCCTCTACCTGGTCTTCAACGAGGGCTACTCCGGCGACGTCGACCTCGCCGCCGAGGCCATCCGGCTCACCCGGCAGCTCGCGGCCGCCATCGACCACCCCGAGGTGGCCGGGCTGCTCGCCCTCATGCTGCTCCACCACGCCCGGCGCGCCACCCGGACCGCACCGGACGGCAGCCTCGTACCGCTCGCCGAGCAGGACCGCAGCCGCTGGGACACCGCAGCGATCGCCGAAGGCATCGCGCTCCTCCAGGCGGCCCTCGCCCGCGACCGGCTGGGCGAGTTCCAGGCCCAGGCCGCCATCGCGGCACTTCACGCGGACGCGCCCACCGCCGAGGAGACGGACTGGGTGCAGATCGTCCAGTGGTACGACGAGCTCACACGCCTGACCGACAGCCCCATCGTCCGCCTCAACCGCGCGGTGGCCGTCGGCGAGGCCGACGGACCGCGCGCCGGACTGGCGGCGCTCGCCGCGCTGGACGACTCCCTGCCCCGCCACGCCGCGGTGGCCGCCTACCTCCACGAACGCGACGGCGACCTGACGACGGCGGCCCGGCTGTACGCCGAGGCGGCCCACCAGGCACCCAACCTCGCCGAGCGCGACTACCTGACCCGCCAGGCCGCCCGGCTCAACGCCAGTCGGGGCCGCTGA
- a CDS encoding YciI family protein — MAKYLLLKHYRGAPAPVNDVPMDQWAPEEVSAHVQYMQDFAARLEKTGEFVDGQALAPEGAWVRYDGEGRPPVTDGPFAETKDLIAGWMVIDVDSYERAVELAGELSAAPGAGGKPIHEWLEVRPFLAAPPTITGCPHGD, encoded by the coding sequence ATGGCCAAGTACCTGCTGCTCAAGCACTACCGCGGCGCTCCGGCTCCGGTGAACGACGTGCCCATGGACCAGTGGGCACCGGAGGAGGTCTCGGCGCACGTGCAGTACATGCAGGACTTCGCGGCGAGGCTGGAGAAGACCGGAGAGTTCGTCGACGGTCAGGCGCTCGCCCCCGAGGGGGCGTGGGTCCGGTACGACGGCGAGGGGCGCCCGCCGGTCACCGACGGCCCGTTCGCCGAGACCAAGGACCTCATCGCCGGCTGGATGGTGATCGACGTCGACAGCTACGAGCGCGCCGTCGAGCTGGCCGGGGAGCTGTCGGCCGCCCCGGGCGCGGGCGGGAAGCCGATCCACGAATGGCTCGAGGTGCGCCCGTTCCTGGCCGCGCCGCCCACCATCACCGGGTGCCCTCACGGTGACTGA
- a CDS encoding CatB-related O-acetyltransferase → MPPVPAVPADPTVVHPLPEQPRVALLKPLITSPLIEVGEFSYYDDPEDPTAFETRNVLYHYGPEKLVIGKFCALGEGVRFLMNGANHRMDGPSTFPFPIMGGSWAEHFDLITGLAGRGDTVVGHDVWFGYRAMVMPGVRIGHGAIIASGSVVVDDVPDYGIVGGNPARLIRRRYSDADINRLLAVAWWDWPLEHLTEHLRTIMSGSIDDLENAAAPLR, encoded by the coding sequence ATGCCGCCTGTTCCCGCTGTTCCCGCCGACCCGACCGTGGTCCATCCCCTGCCCGAGCAGCCGCGCGTGGCGCTGCTGAAGCCGCTGATCACCTCGCCGCTCATCGAAGTCGGAGAGTTCTCCTACTACGACGATCCCGAGGATCCGACGGCCTTTGAGACCCGCAATGTGCTGTATCACTACGGGCCGGAGAAGCTGGTCATCGGGAAGTTCTGCGCGTTGGGCGAGGGCGTGCGGTTCCTCATGAATGGCGCCAACCACCGTATGGACGGCCCGTCGACGTTCCCGTTCCCGATCATGGGCGGTTCCTGGGCCGAGCACTTCGACCTCATCACCGGCCTGGCCGGGCGGGGTGACACCGTGGTGGGCCATGACGTCTGGTTCGGTTACCGGGCCATGGTGATGCCCGGTGTCCGCATCGGTCACGGAGCGATCATTGCTTCCGGGTCCGTCGTCGTCGACGACGTTCCCGACTACGGCATCGTCGGCGGCAACCCCGCCCGTCTCATCCGCCGCCGCTACAGCGATGCCGACATCAACCGCCTCCTGGCCGTGGCCTGGTGGGACTGGCCGCTTGAGCACCTCACCGAGCACCTCCGCACGATCATGTCCGGCAGCATCGACGACCTGGAGAACGCGGCGGCCCCGCTTCGGTGA
- a CDS encoding erythromycin esterase family protein, with protein MSVSSHHKPFADWLRTHAAALTHLDPEAPLDDLEPLRALIGDACVVAIGESSHFIDEFALMRERILRFLVERCGFTVLAFEYGFSEGFHLDAWAQGEGTDDDLSAHLAAAIPVGLEEPLRWMRRHNRTAAPPVRFAGIDIPAAGGSLLPALAPVADYLHDIDPETLPTVQTAMRIAESFAGGSGAVAAPAWARLATAEQDALSATLTRLLIRFRSLEPLYVSRSDQHRYDIAVRRLEGACHADYTFRAMADLFAGEGLTADTSARDAYMAQSLLWHLERFEPGTRVVLAAHNAHIQKTPVSFNGHLTGLPMGQHLHRALGDDYVALGLTSTTGHTADMPRDENTRFGFTIDATALEPPEPGSIEAAFADAELGLSIADLHRARRKTPDNADPAPGPDRIRIQSAYLHTPVLEAFDAVLHTPTSTVADNLNIT; from the coding sequence ATGTCTGTTTCGTCGCACCACAAACCCTTCGCCGACTGGCTTCGCACCCACGCCGCCGCCCTCACCCACCTCGACCCCGAGGCGCCGCTCGATGACCTGGAGCCGCTGCGTGCCCTCATCGGCGACGCCTGCGTCGTCGCGATCGGCGAAAGTTCCCACTTCATCGACGAGTTCGCCCTCATGCGTGAGCGCATCCTGCGGTTCCTGGTCGAACGCTGCGGCTTCACCGTCCTGGCCTTCGAATACGGCTTCAGCGAAGGTTTCCACCTCGACGCCTGGGCCCAGGGCGAGGGAACGGACGACGACCTGTCGGCCCACCTCGCCGCTGCGATCCCCGTGGGGCTCGAAGAGCCGTTGCGTTGGATGCGCCGGCACAACCGCACCGCCGCACCACCGGTGCGTTTCGCCGGCATCGACATCCCAGCGGCCGGCGGGTCCTTGCTCCCCGCCTTGGCCCCCGTCGCCGACTACCTGCACGACATCGATCCCGAGACCCTGCCGACGGTGCAGACGGCGATGCGGATCGCCGAATCGTTCGCCGGTGGCTCCGGGGCCGTCGCCGCGCCCGCGTGGGCACGCCTGGCCACCGCCGAACAAGACGCCCTCAGCGCGACCCTGACACGGCTGCTCATCCGGTTCCGCTCCCTCGAACCGCTCTACGTCTCCCGCAGCGACCAGCACCGCTACGACATCGCCGTACGTCGACTGGAAGGCGCCTGCCACGCCGACTACACCTTCCGTGCCATGGCCGACCTCTTCGCCGGCGAAGGGCTGACCGCCGACACCTCGGCCCGGGACGCCTACATGGCACAGTCGCTCCTGTGGCACCTGGAGCGCTTCGAACCCGGGACCCGCGTCGTGCTGGCGGCCCACAACGCCCACATCCAGAAAACACCGGTCTCCTTCAACGGCCATCTCACCGGGCTCCCCATGGGACAGCACCTGCACCGCGCACTCGGCGACGACTACGTCGCTCTCGGCCTGACCAGCACCACCGGACACACCGCGGACATGCCCCGCGACGAGAACACACGCTTCGGCTTCACCATCGACGCCACCGCGCTGGAACCGCCCGAGCCGGGAAGCATCGAAGCCGCCTTCGCCGATGCCGAACTCGGGCTCAGCATCGCCGATCTGCACCGGGCACGCCGAAAGACCCCGGACAACGCCGACCCTGCCCCGGGCCCCGACCGCATCCGCATACAAAGCGCCTACCTGCACACCCCCGTCCTCGAAGCGTTCGACGCCGTCCTCCACACGCCGACCTCCACCGTGGCCGACAACCTCAACATCACCTGA